From the genome of Capricornis sumatraensis isolate serow.1 chromosome 17, serow.2, whole genome shotgun sequence, one region includes:
- the ABCE1 gene encoding ATP-binding cassette sub-family E member 1 yields MADKLTRIAIVNHDKCKPKKCRQECKKSCPVVRMGKLCIEVTAQSKIAWISETLCIGCGICIKKCPFGALSIVNLPSNLEKETTHRYCANAFKLHRLPIPRPGEVLGLVGTNGIGKSTALKILAGKQKPNLGKYDDPPDWQEILTYFRGSELQNYFTKILEDDLKAIIKPQYVDQIPKAAKGTVGSILDRKDETKTQAIVCQQLDLTHLKERNVEDLSGGELQRFACAVVCIQKADIFMFDEPSSYLDVKQRLKAAITIRSLINPDRYIIVVEHDLSVLDYLSDFICCLYGVPSAYGVVTMPFSVREGINIFLDGYVPTENLRFRDASLVFKVAETANEEEVKKMCMYKYPGMKKKMGEFELAIVAGEFTDSEIMVMLGENGTGKTTFIRMLAGRLKPDEGGEVPVLNVSYKPQKISPKSTGSVRQLLHEKIRDAYTHPQFVTDVMKPLQIENIIDQEVQTLSGGELQRVALALCLGKPADVYLIDEPSAYLDSEQRLMAARVVKRFILHAKKTAFVVEHDFIMATYLADRVIVFDGVPSKNTVANSPQTLLAGMNKFLSQLEITFRRDPNNYRPRINKLNSIKDVEQKKSGNYFFLDD; encoded by the exons ATGGCGGATAAATTAACAAGAATTGCTATTGTCAACCATGACAAATGTAAACCTAAGAAATGTCGGCAGGAGTGCAAGAAGAGTTGCCCTGTGGTTCGAATGG GAAAATTATGCATAGAGGTTACCGCCCAGAGCAAAATAGCCTGGATTTCTGAAACTCTTTGTATTGGCTGTGGTATTTGTATTAAA aaatgccCCTTTGGCGCCTTATCAATTGTCAACTTACCAAGCAACTTGGAAAAAGAAACAACACACCGATATTGTGCCAATGCCTTCAAACTTCACAG GTTGCCTATTCCTCGTCCGGGTGAAGTTTTGGGATTAGTTGGAACTAATGGTATTGGAAAGTcaactgctttaaaaattttagcaGGAAAGCAAAAGCCAAACCTTGGGAAGTATGAT GATCCACCTGATTGGCAAGAAATTCTGACTTACTTCCGAGGATCTGAATTGCAAAATTACTTTACCAAGATTCTTGAAGATGACCTAAAAGCCATTATCAAACCTCAGTACGTAGACCAGATTCCCAAGGCTGCAAAG GGGACAGTGGGGTCTATTTTGGACCGAAAAGATGAAACAAAGACACAAGCAATTGTATGTCAGCAGCTTG ACCTAACCCATCTGAAAGAACGCAATGTTGAAGATCTTTCAGGAGGAGAGCTGCAGAGATTCGCCTGCGCTGTCGTCTGCATACAGAAAGCTGATAT tttcATGTTTGACGAACCCTCTAGTTACCTAGATGTCAAGCAGCGTTTAAAGGCTGCTATTACTATACGATCTCTAATAAATCCAGACAG ATATATCATTGTGGTGGAGCATGATCTAAGTGTATTAGACTATCTCTCTGACTTCATCTGCTGTTTATATGGCGTACCAAGTGCTTATGGTGTTGTCACTATGCCTTTTAGTGTAAGAGAAG GCATAAACATTTTTTTGGATGGCTACGTTCCAACAGAAAACTTGAGATTCAGAGATGCATCACTTGTTTTTAAAGTGGCTGAGACAGCAAATGAAGAAGAAGTTAAAAAgatgtgtatgtataaatatcctggaatgaagaaaaagatgGGAGAGTTTGAGTTAGCGATTGTAGCTGGAGAGTTTACAGATTCTGAAATCATGGTGATGCTGGGGGAAAATG GTACTGGTAAAACGACATTTATCAGAATGCTTGCTGGAAGGCTTAAACCTGATGAAGGAG GGGAAGTTCCAGTTCTAAACGTCAGTTATAAGCCACAGAAAATCAGTCCCAAATCAACC GGAAGTGTTCGCCAGCTACTGCATGAAAAGATCAGAGATGCTTACACTCATCCACAGTTTGTGACTGATGTAATGAAGCCTCTGCAAATTGAAAACATCATCGATCAAGAG GTGCAGACATTATCTGGTGGTGAACTGCAGCGAGTAGCATTAGCTCTTTGTTTGGGCAAACCTGCTGATGTCTATTTAATTGATGAACCATCCGCATATTTGGATTCTGAGCAAAGATTGATGGCTGCTCGAGTTGTCAAACG TTTCATACTCCATGCTAAGAAGACAGCCTTTGTTGTGGAACATGACTTCATCATGGCAACCTATCTAGCAGATCGAGTCATCGTTTTTGATGGTGTTCCATCCAAGAACACAGTTGCAAACAG